From the genome of Pseudomonas sihuiensis:
GCCGCATGCGCGATATCGCCTTCATCAAGGACCCGGACGGCTACTGGGTCGAGATCATCCAGTTCACTGAAGTGATCTGATTCTCGCCTCCGCGAAAAACGAAACTACGAGGGGCTGTCTCCAGCGAGGCAGCCCCTCGTTCGTTGATGCGTTCAACTAACGCCGACGTAGCGATCCGCCCGGTGATTGATCGCCAGCACCAGATTGAGCACTACCGCCCCCAGCACCGAGAGCAGCACCTTGTCTGGCGACACCACGAAAATCGCCGCCAGGACGATGCTCGCGTCGATAGCCATCTGCACGGTGCCAGAGCGGAAACCGAAGCGCTCCTGCATATACAGCGCGAGAATATTCACCCCACCCAGGCTGGCGCGGTGGCGGAACAGCATGAGCAAACCCAGCCCCATCGCAGCGCCGCCGAACAGCGCAGCATACACGGCGCTGAGGTGGGCGAAGGCGACCCAGTGCGGCGTCAGCTCGGCCAGTAGCGAAACCAGCATCACCGCGCAGCCCGTGCGCAAGGTGAAAGCCCAGCCCATGCGCCAGATACCGAGCAGGTAGAACGGCAGATTGACCAGGCAGAACACCAGACCGAACGACCAGCCGGCCTGGTAGTTGGCCAGAAAGGCGATGCCGACAGTGCCACCGGTGAGCAGGCCGGCATGCGTGTAGAAGGCGATGCCCAGCGCCACCAGAGCGGTGCCGAACAGCAGGGCCAGCGCATCTTCCCAGAGTGGGTGGCGTACGAAGAGTGCAGCGACGGCGCTCGGGCGCTCGTCGACGGGCGATTGCTCAGACATGTAAAAACCTGCATCAGGATGCACGAAAGAAAATTACGGCAGAGGCAAGGCAGTGGCCGTCCCGCCGCGCAGGAGAATCTGGCGGCAGAAATGGCCGGAACGCCAGGCAGGATTATGCGCCGCGGCGCTCCCACACTTCGAAGGCGTAAGACGGTGTCTCGGCCGAAGCCGGGTGCTCGACGCTGGAGGTCATACGCCAGGTGGCCTCGTCGACCTCGGGGAAGAAGGCATCACCCTCGGGATCCAGGCCGACACGCGTCAAGTAAAGACGATCAGCCTGGGCCAGGCCCAGCTCATAGAGCTGCGCGCCGCCGATCAGCATCAGTTCCTCGGCATTCTCTTCACGCGCCCAGGCGTCAGCTCGTTCGATAGCCTCTTCCAGCGTCGCGAATACCTCGGCACCTTCCAGGGTCAGGCCGGCCTGACGGCTGACCACGATATTGAGCCTGCCCGGCAACGGGCGCCCGAGCGAATCCCAGGTCTTGCGCCCCATGATGATCGGCTTGCCGAGCGTCATCGCCTTGAAGTGCTTGAGATCCGCCGGCAGGTGCCAGGGCAGTTGGTTGTCGCGGCCAATCACGCGGTTGTGCGCGAGCGCGGCGATCAGAGAAAGAGGTAGAGTCGTTTTCATGGCCGCGAGCATAACAGAGCCCCCAGCGGCCTCGCAGCCCATCAGTGGCTGCAGCAGCGCTGTCGTCGTATCGTCACATTCGCCGTAGCAGGCTAAGGGCTGATTCTACGAGCAAGGAGCCAGCATCATGTCGAAATCACTCTCTGCCTGGGTATTGGGCGTCACTCTGCTGCCACTGGCGGTCTTCGCCAGCCCCGCCCCGGATAAAGTACAGGCCGCCATCGATTGGGCCCAGCAGCAACCCAGCGTCAGGCAAACCCAGAACTGGGACAGCAAGGCTCCCCTGGTGATCGCCCACCGGGGCGCCAGCGGTTACGCGCCCGAGCACACACTGGCGGCCTACGCGCTGGCAGCCTTTCAAGGCGCCGACTACATCGAGCCCGACTTGGTGATGACTCGCGATGGCCAGTTGGTCGCCCGCCACGACAACGAATTGGGGCTGACCACCGACGTGGCGCAGCGCCCCGAATTCGCTGACCGCAAACGCACCCAGAGCGTCGACGGGCGCAGCCTGGAAGGCTGGTTCAGTGAGGACTTCACCCTGGCCGAGCTGAAAACCCTGCGCGCCATCGAACGTATCCCGCAGCAGCGACCGGGCAATACCCGCTTCGATGGCCAGTTCGAGATTCCCACGCTGCAAGAGATCATCGATCTGGTGAAACGTCTGGAAGCCCTTCAGCAACGAACCCTGGGTTTGTACCCGGAAACCAAGCACCCCACCCACTTCCAGCAACTCGACCTGGCCATGGAGAAACCGTTGCTGGCGGTGCTCGAACGCAACGGCTACGACAGCGCCGACGCGCCCGTTTTCATCCAGTCCTTCGAAGTGGCAAACCTCAAGGCGCTGAGCACGCTGACACCGATCCGCCTGGTGCAACTGCTGTGGGTAGAAGGCCAACCCTACGATCAGCAGGTGCTTGGCAGCGGCCTTGGCTACCAGCAAATGATCACGCCAGAAGGCCTGCAAACCATCGCGAGCTACGCCAGCGGCATCGGCCCGGAGAAAGGCATGATCATCCCGCGTGATGCCGCCGGTAACCTGACCGCGCCGACCAGCCTGGTACGTGACGCCCATGCGGCCGGGCTCAAGGTGCATCCCTACACCTTCCGCGCTGAAAACGCCTTCCTGCCCACCCGTCTGCGTAACGGCAGCGAACCGAGCGAGCGCGGCGATATCAAAGCCGAGCTGCGTGCCTTCCTCGCCACCGGTATCGATGGCCTGTTCATCGACCAGCCGGATATCGCCGTGCGTTTGCGCGAGCAGCGCTGATTCGCACCGAAGCGGATCAGGGGTTATTCTCAACCCCTGATCCGAATGACGAGACGCCGCGTGACAGACGCCTCCTCCCCTACCCCCTTCCAACGCCTCTGGCTCAGCGAAACCATTCGCCTGCGCGAGGACCATGCCGGCCCGCTCGAAGACAGCGAGGCCAATCGCCTGGCCCGTGCCGAACAGGTTGAACTGGCCGAGCGCATCCAGCATCGCGCCCTGCACCTGGCCCGCCGTGATGGTCAGTGGCAGGCGCTGTTGCACTGGTTGCAGGGCGCACGCCTGGCCGGTGTGCTGCTGGCACTGCTGGCCCTGCTCAGCGGCTTCGGCCTGGCCTTCGCGGCACTGGGTGACGGGCGCCAACCGGTCAATGTGTTCTGGGCACTGGGCAGTCTGCTTGGGCTCAACCTGCTGATGCTGCTCGGCTGGCTGCTGGGCCTGCTGCTGACCCGTGACAACCCCGGCGCGCTGGGTCGCCTGTGGCTGTGGCTCAGCGAAAAACTGGCGCGTGATGCCAGCGCTGCGCAACTGGCCCCGGCTCTGCTGCTGATGCTGCAACGCCAGCGTCTGACCCGCTGGGGACTGGGCCTGATGATCAACGGTCTGTGGGCGCTGGCCATGCTCGCGGCGCTGGCCACCCTGCTATTGCTACTCGCTACGCGCCGCTACGGCTTCGTCTGGGAAACCACCATTCTTGGTGGCGACACCTTCATCGCCCTGACCCAGGCCATCGGCGCCCTGCCCGCGCTGCTCGGCTTCAGCTTGCCAGACATCGACGTCATTCGCGCCAGCGGCGATGCCGCTATCGCCAGCGAAGCAGCCCGGCAGAGCTGGGCCGGCTGGCTGGTCGGCGTGGTGTTGGTCTACGGCCTGCTGCCACGCCTGCTGCTGGCGCTGCTGTGCCTGTGGCGCTGGCAATCCGGCAAAGGCGCGCTGCGCCTGGATCTCGACCTGCCGGGCTACAGCCTGCTGCGCCAGCGCCTGCAACCGGACAGCGAACGCCTCGGCGTCTGCGACCTGGCGCCAGCAGCTCTGCATCAGCCGCAAGGCGGCACCAATTCCCAAGCTGGCAGCGGCGCCCTCCTGCTCGGCATCGAACTGGACGAGCGTCGCCCCTGGCCGCCCGCGCCGCTACCCAAGGGCGTGGCCGATGCCGGAGTGATCGATAGCCGCGAACAGCGCCGCCAGTTGCTCGAACAACTGACCCGCTTCCCACCCGAACGTCTGGCCATTGCTTGCGACCCGCGCCGCTCACCGGATCGCGGCACCCTGGCGCTGCTCGGCGAACTGGCGCGTTGTGCGAGCGCCACGCGCGTCTGGCTGCTACCGCCGACGCCCGGTGAGAGCCTGGACAGCGCGCGCCTGACGGACTGGCACCAGGCCCTCGACACCCTAGGGCTGACCCACGGTGATACGGCGCCGCTGAACTGGCTGGAGAGCGGACATGAATAGAGAGCCGCAGGCACACGGCCTTCATGTAGGAGCGAGCTCTGCTCGCGAACCATGGCAAACGGCAAAAGCTTCGCGAGCAGAGCTCGCTCCTACCTCGATGCACGCTCTGCTTCCGAGCTACCCGGCCGAGACCACGCCATGAGCCCACCACTGAAACTGGCCCTGGTCGGCCATACCAATGTCGGCAAGACCTCGCTGCTGCGTACCCTGACCCGCGACGTGGAGTTCGGCGAAGTCTCGCCGCGCGCCAGCACCACGCGCCATGTCGAGGGTGCGCGCCTGTCGGTGGACGGCCAGGCCTTGCTGGAGCTGTACGACACCCCCGGCCTGGAAGACGCCATTGCCCTGCTCGACTACCTGGAGCGCCTCGACCGCCCCGGTGAACGCCTGGACGGCCCGGCCCGTCTGGCGCGTTTTCTCGAAGGCAGCGAAGCGCGCCAGCGTTACGAACAGGAGGCCAAGGTGCTGCGTCAGCTGCTGGCCTCCGACGCCGGCCTGTATGTAATCGACGTGCGTGAGCCGGTGCTGGCCAAGTACCGCGACGAACTGGCGGTGCTGACCATGTGTGGCCGGCCGCTGCTGCCGGTGCTCAACTTTGTCGCCAGCGCCAGCCACCGCGAAGGTGAATGGCGCGAAGCCCTGGCTCGCCTCGGCCTGCACGCCCTGGTGGCGTTCGACAGTGTGGCGCCACCCGAAGATGGCGAACGACGCCTGTACGAAAGCCTGGCCCTGCTGCTGGAGCGTTCGCGCTCCCAGTTGCAACGCCTGATCGAGGATCACGAAGCACAGCGCCAGGCCCGTCGACAGGCCGGCAACCGGTTGATCGCCGAACTGCTGATCGACTGCGCCGCCTGCCGCCGCAGCGTCGCCGCCCAGCCGGTGCTGGAACAGGGCGCCATTTCTGAGCTGCGCGATGCGATTCGCCAACGCGAGCAGCGCTGCGTCGAGGCCCTATTGCGCCTGTATGCCTTCCGCAGCAGCGATGCCAAGGCGGCCGACCTGCCGCTGCTCGACGGCCGCTGGGGCGACGACCTGTTCAACCCGGAAACGCTGAAGCAGCTCGGCATCAAGGTCGGTGGCGGCATGGCGGCCGGCGCCGCCACGGGCGTCGGCGTCGACCTGCTGGTCGGCGGCATCACCCTGGGCGCGGCCGCCGCGCTGGGCGCGGTGATCGGTGGTAGCGCACAGACCCTGCGCAACTACGGGGAACGACTGAAGGGAAAACTCAAGGGCCAGCGCGAGCTGACCGTCGACGATGCTGTACTGCGCCTGCTCGCCCTACGTCAGCAGCAACTGCTGGCTGCACTGAACGTACGTGGTCACGCCGCGGTGGACGCCATCACCCTCAACGCCCCGCGAGAAACCCTGTGGCGCCAGGGCAAGCTACCGGCGCCACTTAACGTGGCACGGGCGCATCCCGAATGGTCATCACTCAATCCCGGCGCACGCCTGGAAGAGGCCGAACGCGCCGAACAGGTAGAGCGCCTGTGCAGCGACCTTTCCATGCAACCGGTGGGCTGAAGCCCACCCTACGCGATGAGTGATAGTTATCTGTAGGGTGGGCTTCAGCCCACCAATACCTACTCCCCAAACTCGCCATCACCATCATCCCGCCCACCCCAATCTGCAGGCAGGAGCCCGCGCCCGACATAACGATGGAAGCTCGAATAAGGCCAGTCGCCAACCTGACTCACCAGGCCGTGCTTTACCGGGTTGAAATGGATGTAGTCGACATGCCTTGCGAGATCCTCCTCATCACGGATGCGGTGCTCCCAGAAGCGTCTCTGCCAGACTCCCTTCTCACGCCTTCTGGATTTGCTGGCGCTGACAGACGCCATGGCGGGTAGAGCCCGAGAAAACTGGCTTTTGATCAATGCCCAACGCCGGGAATAGTCGCGGTCATCCTCAGGCAGTTCCCAAACAGCATGCAGATGGTCGGGTAGAACACAGATGGCGACGGTCTTGAACGGCATGCGCTTGCTGGCCTCGACGTAGACCTGGCGCAGCAGCGCAATTTCCTCCACCAGTAAGCGGGAACGACGATCAGCGAGAGTGACCGTGAAGAAGTAGGTTGCACCGGGAATCCGTTCGCGGCGGTAGTGGGGCATGGGCAGTCCTTTGCCTGTTGGGTGTCGGTGAAGGGGCCGGCGGCAACGGATTGGTGAATCGGTGGGCTGAAGCCCACCCTACAAGAAACGCCACCCGGCCCACCCTACATCCTAGTAGAGCTTCGTGACGCTGCCAGACCGTAGGGTGGGCCGGGCGGCGCTCCGCTTTAGCCCACCAGAGCCCACCCACTTCTATCTCACACTGCCACCGGCGCCTTGATATGCGGGTGCGCTTCGTAGCCGACCAGTTCGAAGTCCTCGAATTTGAAGGCCAGCAGATCCTTCACCTCGGGGTTGAGCTTCATGGTCGGCAGCGGCAGCGGCTGGCGGGTCAGTTGCAGATCAGTTTGCTCGATGTGGTTGGCGTACAGGTGGCAGTCGCCACCGGTCCAGATGAACTCGCCCGGCTGCAGGTTACACACCTGCGCCACCATCAGCGTCAGCAGCGCGTAGCTGGCGATGTTGAAAGGCACGCCGAGGAAGATGTCTGCCGAACGCTGATAGAGCTGGCAGGAGAGCTTGCCGTCCGCCACGTAGAACTGGAACAGCGCATGGCATGGCGGCAGGGCCATCTGCTCGACCAGCGCGGGGTTCCAGGCCGAGACGATCAGGCGACGGGAGTCCGGATTCTTCCTGATCATCTCGATCAACTTGGCGATCTGGTCGATGGACTCGCCGTTGGGTGCCGGCCAACTACGCCACTGGTAGCCGTAGACCGGGCCGAGATTGCCATTCTCGTCGGCCCACTCGTCCCAGATGCTGACGCCGTTTTCCTTCAAATAACGGATGTTGGTATCGCCCTGCAGGAACCACAGCAGCTCGTGGATGATCGAGCGCAGGTGACACTTCTTGGTGGTGACGATGGGGAAGCCATCGGCCAGGTCGAAGCGCATCTGGTAGCCGAACACGCTGTAGGTGCCGGTGCCGGTGCGGTCTTCCTTGAAGGTGCCATGCTCGCGCACATGGCGCATCAGGTCGAGGTACTGTTTCATGGTGCGGCCCCCTCCTGGGTAGCCTGGCGTTTGTAGGCGTAGGCGATCAGGCCCAGGCCGGCGAGAATCATCGGTATGCAGAGGACCTGCCCCATGGTCAGCCAGCCCCAGGCCAGGTAGCCAAGCTGGGCGTCGGGCACACGGACGAATTCGACAATGAAGCGGAAGATGCCGTAGCACACGGCGAACATGCCGGAAACGGCCATGGTCGGGCGCGGCTTGCGCGAGTAGAACCAGAGGATGGTGAACAGTGCCACGCCCTCCAGGGCGAACTGGTACAGCTGCGACGGGTGGCGCGCCAGTTGCTCCGGGTCGGTGGGGAAGACCATCGCCCATGGCACGTCGGTGGCCTTGCCCCACAGCTCGGCATTGATGAAGTTACCAATGCGCCCGGCACCCAGGCCAATCGGCACCAGTGGTGCGATGAAATCCATCAGTTCGAAGAAGCTCTTGCCGTTGCGCTTGCCGAACCACCAGGTCGCCAGCATCACCCCGATCAGCCCGCCATGGAACGACATGCCGCCTTCCCAGACTCGCAGGATCTTCGCCGGTTCGGCGATATAGGCGGCAAAATCATAGAAGAACACGTAGCCCAGGCGCCCACCGAGAATCACCCCCATGGCCACCCAGAACACCAGATCGGACAGCTTGTCCTTGGTCCAGGTCGCATCGAAACGCTCCAGCCGGCGCGAGGCAAGCCACCAGGCACCACCGATACCGACCAGGTACATCAGGCCGTACCAATGGATTTTCAGGGGACCAAGGGCGATGGCCACCGGGTCGATCTGCGGATAAGGCAGCATCCAGGACTCCTTAAATGAAAAAACTCAGGCCCACGCTGAACAGCAGCAGGGCGAACAGACGCTTGAGCAACAGTGGCGACAGGCGATGAGCCAGGCGCGCACCAAAACGGGCAAAGAACATGCTGGTCAGGGCTATCCCCAGCAATGCCGGGAGATACACGAAACCGACGCTCCATGGCGGCAGATTCGGATTCCCCCAGCCGGTGAACATGAAACTCAACGCGCCGGCAATGGCAATCGGCAAACCACAGGCTGCCGAGGTGGCCACCGCCTGCTGGATCGGCACGCTGCGCCAGACCAGAAAGGGCACGGTCAGCGAACCACCGCCAATGCCGAAGATCGCCGACGCCCAGCCGATCACCCCGCCGGCTACCGTCAATGTCGGCTTGCCTGGGACACCGCGACTGGCCTTGGGTTTCAGGTCCAGCGCCATCTGCGCGGCAACGATGATGGCGAACGTACCGATGATCTTCTGCAGCAACGGTCCCTGGATCAACGCCGCCGTCATGGCCCCCAGCGCAGCACCGAGCAGAATGCCAATGGTCAACCAGCGAAACAGCGGCCAGCGCACCGCGCCCTTGCGATGGTGCTCGAGCAGCGAATTGATCGAGGTAAAGACGATCGTCGCCAGGGAAGTGCCCACTGCCAGGTGAGTGAGGATTTCCGTTGCCATACCCTGGGCGGTGAAGCTCAGCACCAACACCGGCACGATGATCAGACCACCGCCCACGCCGAACAGGCCAGCCAGCACACCGGCAGCCGAGCCCAGTACCAGGTAGAGCAGCAGCTCCATCGACACCCCCAAAAACAAAGCGGCATGGTAGCGGAAATGCCTCCTCAACGGCACACGGATCGACGGAACGGTTGCCGCCCCTGGCTGAGCTCGCTAGCCTGCCAGACTCCGCCATTGGAGGAATGCGCATGTGCCTGATCGTCTTCGCCTGGCAGCCCGAAAGCCCGACGATGCTGCGCCTGGCGGCCAATCGCGACGAGTTCTACGCGCGCCCCAGCGCAGCACTGAGCGAATGGGCGGATGCACCTGGCGTATTCGCCGGTCGCGATCTGCAAGCTGGGGGTACCTGGCTCGGTGTTACCGCGCAAGGCCGCTTCGCGGCGCTGACCAATATCCGCGACCCGCGGCAAAAAGCCGGTCCCCGTTCACGCGGCGTGCTGACAGCCGACTACCTGCTGGGTCAGGAGTCGGCACCGGCCTATCTCGACAGGATCATGCGCGGCGCACAAGAGCATGCCGGCTTCAACCTGCTGTTGGGCGACCGCCATCAGCTCTGGCACTTCAACTCTCAGGAAGGCCTGCCTCGGCAATTGCAGAGCGGCATTTATGGTATGTCCAACGCCGATCTCGACACGCCGTGGCCGAAGCTGCTGCGTGCCAGAAATGCCCTGAGCGATAGACTCGAAAGCGAGGATGAAGCGCTACTGGAGCTGCTGACCGATCGCAGCCAGCCAGCCGATCACCTGTTGCCGGACACCGGCGTCGGGCTGGAGACGGAGCGCGTACTGTCGAGTATTTTCATTACCACTGCTACCTATGGCACCCGCGCCAGTACGGTGCTGAACCTCTGCCGGGACGGGCGTTGGAATATCA
Proteins encoded in this window:
- a CDS encoding YitT family protein; the encoded protein is MSEQSPVDERPSAVAALFVRHPLWEDALALLFGTALVALGIAFYTHAGLLTGGTVGIAFLANYQAGWSFGLVFCLVNLPFYLLGIWRMGWAFTLRTGCAVMLVSLLAELTPHWVAFAHLSAVYAALFGGAAMGLGLLMLFRHRASLGGVNILALYMQERFGFRSGTVQMAIDASIVLAAIFVVSPDKVLLSVLGAVVLNLVLAINHRADRYVGVS
- a CDS encoding dihydrofolate reductase, producing the protein MLAAMKTTLPLSLIAALAHNRVIGRDNQLPWHLPADLKHFKAMTLGKPIIMGRKTWDSLGRPLPGRLNIVVSRQAGLTLEGAEVFATLEEAIERADAWAREENAEELMLIGGAQLYELGLAQADRLYLTRVGLDPEGDAFFPEVDEATWRMTSSVEHPASAETPSYAFEVWERRGA
- a CDS encoding glycerophosphodiester phosphodiesterase, whose protein sequence is MSKSLSAWVLGVTLLPLAVFASPAPDKVQAAIDWAQQQPSVRQTQNWDSKAPLVIAHRGASGYAPEHTLAAYALAAFQGADYIEPDLVMTRDGQLVARHDNELGLTTDVAQRPEFADRKRTQSVDGRSLEGWFSEDFTLAELKTLRAIERIPQQRPGNTRFDGQFEIPTLQEIIDLVKRLEALQQRTLGLYPETKHPTHFQQLDLAMEKPLLAVLERNGYDSADAPVFIQSFEVANLKALSTLTPIRLVQLLWVEGQPYDQQVLGSGLGYQQMITPEGLQTIASYASGIGPEKGMIIPRDAAGNLTAPTSLVRDAHAAGLKVHPYTFRAENAFLPTRLRNGSEPSERGDIKAELRAFLATGIDGLFIDQPDIAVRLREQR
- a CDS encoding DUF2868 domain-containing protein codes for the protein MTDASSPTPFQRLWLSETIRLREDHAGPLEDSEANRLARAEQVELAERIQHRALHLARRDGQWQALLHWLQGARLAGVLLALLALLSGFGLAFAALGDGRQPVNVFWALGSLLGLNLLMLLGWLLGLLLTRDNPGALGRLWLWLSEKLARDASAAQLAPALLLMLQRQRLTRWGLGLMINGLWALAMLAALATLLLLLATRRYGFVWETTILGGDTFIALTQAIGALPALLGFSLPDIDVIRASGDAAIASEAARQSWAGWLVGVVLVYGLLPRLLLALLCLWRWQSGKGALRLDLDLPGYSLLRQRLQPDSERLGVCDLAPAALHQPQGGTNSQAGSGALLLGIELDERRPWPPAPLPKGVADAGVIDSREQRRQLLEQLTRFPPERLAIACDPRRSPDRGTLALLGELARCASATRVWLLPPTPGESLDSARLTDWHQALDTLGLTHGDTAPLNWLESGHE
- a CDS encoding GTPase/DUF3482 domain-containing protein, yielding MSPPLKLALVGHTNVGKTSLLRTLTRDVEFGEVSPRASTTRHVEGARLSVDGQALLELYDTPGLEDAIALLDYLERLDRPGERLDGPARLARFLEGSEARQRYEQEAKVLRQLLASDAGLYVIDVREPVLAKYRDELAVLTMCGRPLLPVLNFVASASHREGEWREALARLGLHALVAFDSVAPPEDGERRLYESLALLLERSRSQLQRLIEDHEAQRQARRQAGNRLIAELLIDCAACRRSVAAQPVLEQGAISELRDAIRQREQRCVEALLRLYAFRSSDAKAADLPLLDGRWGDDLFNPETLKQLGIKVGGGMAAGAATGVGVDLLVGGITLGAAAALGAVIGGSAQTLRNYGERLKGKLKGQRELTVDDAVLRLLALRQQQLLAALNVRGHAAVDAITLNAPRETLWRQGKLPAPLNVARAHPEWSSLNPGARLEEAERAEQVERLCSDLSMQPVG
- a CDS encoding REP-associated tyrosine transposase, whose protein sequence is MPHYRRERIPGATYFFTVTLADRRSRLLVEEIALLRQVYVEASKRMPFKTVAICVLPDHLHAVWELPEDDRDYSRRWALIKSQFSRALPAMASVSASKSRRREKGVWQRRFWEHRIRDEEDLARHVDYIHFNPVKHGLVSQVGDWPYSSFHRYVGRGLLPADWGGRDDGDGEFGE
- a CDS encoding thymidylate synthase codes for the protein MKQYLDLMRHVREHGTFKEDRTGTGTYSVFGYQMRFDLADGFPIVTTKKCHLRSIIHELLWFLQGDTNIRYLKENGVSIWDEWADENGNLGPVYGYQWRSWPAPNGESIDQIAKLIEMIRKNPDSRRLIVSAWNPALVEQMALPPCHALFQFYVADGKLSCQLYQRSADIFLGVPFNIASYALLTLMVAQVCNLQPGEFIWTGGDCHLYANHIEQTDLQLTRQPLPLPTMKLNPEVKDLLAFKFEDFELVGYEAHPHIKAPVAV
- the lgt gene encoding prolipoprotein diacylglyceryl transferase, with amino-acid sequence MLPYPQIDPVAIALGPLKIHWYGLMYLVGIGGAWWLASRRLERFDATWTKDKLSDLVFWVAMGVILGGRLGYVFFYDFAAYIAEPAKILRVWEGGMSFHGGLIGVMLATWWFGKRNGKSFFELMDFIAPLVPIGLGAGRIGNFINAELWGKATDVPWAMVFPTDPEQLARHPSQLYQFALEGVALFTILWFYSRKPRPTMAVSGMFAVCYGIFRFIVEFVRVPDAQLGYLAWGWLTMGQVLCIPMILAGLGLIAYAYKRQATQEGAAP
- a CDS encoding sulfite exporter TauE/SafE family protein gives rise to the protein MELLLYLVLGSAAGVLAGLFGVGGGLIIVPVLVLSFTAQGMATEILTHLAVGTSLATIVFTSINSLLEHHRKGAVRWPLFRWLTIGILLGAALGAMTAALIQGPLLQKIIGTFAIIVAAQMALDLKPKASRGVPGKPTLTVAGGVIGWASAIFGIGGGSLTVPFLVWRSVPIQQAVATSAACGLPIAIAGALSFMFTGWGNPNLPPWSVGFVYLPALLGIALTSMFFARFGARLAHRLSPLLLKRLFALLLFSVGLSFFI
- a CDS encoding NRDE family protein; translated protein: MCLIVFAWQPESPTMLRLAANRDEFYARPSAALSEWADAPGVFAGRDLQAGGTWLGVTAQGRFAALTNIRDPRQKAGPRSRGVLTADYLLGQESAPAYLDRIMRGAQEHAGFNLLLGDRHQLWHFNSQEGLPRQLQSGIYGMSNADLDTPWPKLLRARNALSDRLESEDEALLELLTDRSQPADHLLPDTGVGLETERVLSSIFITTATYGTRASTVLNLCRDGRWNITERSFGPHGALVGEVALCG